GCAATAAACGGGTGGCACAAATCACATTCTTGTTTTCCCAGTCCATTGCATGGCTTTATGAATTTGTACAAATAAAAATGCAATTAGTCGCATTTCCGTATCGTGAATTTCCGTACGCGACGAAATTAAGCTTTACCCTTCATTACTTGCTTTTTCCAACGATCGGGATGCTGTTTATCTTGTATTATCCAAAAAAGGGCCGGTATGTAAAAACTCTGTTTTATTTTCTTCTGTTTGGAACGATTGCCCCAACTTACAGTGTTATTGTAGAAAGAACTACTTCTCTTGTCGAGTACCATCATTGGAATTGGGCACTTGGATTTGTATCAAGCATCATCATGCTCTCACTCTTAAAAGTATTTGTATTTTGGTTCGAAAAGGGAATGCTGATGCGAGAAGAATAAGCAGCTATATGAGATAAAAAAGCCATTCAGCACGGAGTGCTGTATGGCTTTTAGTGCTTATGGCCAAAAATTTGTCAATGACAGTCCGTTATAGACCTCGTCCCAAATAGAATCATTATTCGGCTCTTCAATTGGCACCTGAACAGCGCATATTCCCGGATATGGCCAGTACATTTCCTGCATTCCTTTTATTCCGTTTACTGGCAGCATGAGCAGTAAATTGAAATCCCCTTTTACTAATGTTGAGAGGGCAGCATGAAGGGCGAGCGCTTCTTCTTGGGTAGCAAAACCCCATCTCACAAATAAAATTTTCGGGCTGTATTCTAGCTTTTCAAACAGATTAGCAATCCGTTTTTGCAGCTTTTCCTTGTAAGCAGGATACGTTACAGTCCAATCTTGTCCAGGGACGATTGGGAAATCATGCACAGATGTTATATTATATACTGTATCGTAAATGAAATGGGCATTAACTGGTTCTGTTCCGCCTTGTGCTGGCATGACAGCTACTCCATCATCAAGGGAACTGGAGGTTCCTTCTGTAAGTACGAGATTTGGAAAATCCATAAATCCTTGAAAGCGGTTGTTGATTAATCTTGTCACATCAGCAACGGAGTTGGAAACCATCCAATCAAGGGGAAAGGCAAATCTGCGCAAATTATGTCTTCTTAAATTCAAGGAAGGACCACACCAGCTGCCGATTCCGAGCATTAAATCATAAGGGCCTTTTATTTCTTGTAAATTCACCATAATCATTCCTTTGCTCTGGCATTATAGTATATTGAATGATGAGTGACAGGTAATTGCTTGGACAAACGGCATTTTTTTTAACATAGTTGCATGTAATGTTTAGGCTTTTTTAAGATTTCTCCCTTAATATATAAGCATCAAATGACAGGAGGACACGACTTTGACTTTAACGAGCTTTTTATTATATCTAATTGTGGCGGTAATTTTTCTGCATATTCCCGTGCTCGGAAGATATGTTGCTGTTATTCAAACATTAATTCATGAAGTCGGCCATGGGCTTGCGGCGATAATATGTGGCGGAAAGGTAAGAAAAATTCATTTATTCGCAAATACTGAAGGACTGGCTTTCACCGCACATGCCAACTGGTTCAGCAGGTTTGTAACAACACTGTCTGGCTATCTATTTGCTTCTGCCTTTTCCTTCTTTTCAATCTGGCTGATAACAATTGGGGCATTTGAGCTCTTGCTGTACATTTATGCAGGTATTTGTTTAACAGCACTTGTATTGTGGATACGCAATTTATATGGTATCTTGTGGATTATTTGTGCGAGCAGCTTTTTTCTTTGGCTGACCGTTTACGGCAGCATGTTACTGAAAGTACATACATTACAGCTGTTAACATGTATTATTTTTGTACAGTCAATAAAAAGCGCCTTTATTGTGCTTCATTTAAGCTTTAAAAAACCGATGACTGCAGGAGATGCTACAAGTCTTGCCAAGATGACAAAAATCATTCCCGCCTTTATCTGGGGCATTTTATTTTTCGGTCAGGCCCTTTATTTCGGCTATTTAGGTGTAAGTTTTGTCATCCAGTAAAACAGGCTACCGGCCTGTTTTTTTATGTAGTAAAGGGGGAATGTTATAGTAAGAAAAGGGATGGTTGGGAAAGATACGCAAAAGGAAGCTAGACTAAAAGGGGCTGTTTTTAGGTGATTCAAATCATTGGCGTTACTGAAGATAATCGATTGGATCTGAATGTTTCTATCAATGACTTAAATATATCCGCATATAAATGGTATTGGGTCGACTTTAACGGTCCGACAGAAGAGGAAATTACCAAACTGATTGATGTCTTTCATTTTCACCCACTGGCAGTCGAGGACTGTGTCCACCGGCTCCAGCGTCCGAAGCTTGACTATTATGACAATCATGCCTTCTATGTAACACATATTCTTCGCAAAGAAGAGGGTGAACTCATGAAGGAGGAATTAGATTTTTTTGTGGGAGATAATTTTATCGTCACCTTTCATTCTTCACCTGCAATCGAAGTATCTCAAGTGTGGACAATCCTTCTTTCTCACAAGAAAATAGAAAAATGGGACACCTATTATGTGTTTTATCAAATCCTTGATAAAATAGTCGATAACTATTTTCCTCTCCTCTATAGTTTAGAGGATGACTTAGACAAAATAGAAGATAATACCCAGAATAAATCAATGAATGCCTTAATGGAAGAGCTTTTTGATGCAAGATATTCCCTCTTAAACTTACGGCATACTGTCCATCCCATGCGTGATTTGCTGTATCGCATGCTCAACTCCCATCATCTGAAGGGAATCAATGCGAGAAGGGAGTATTTCTCCGATATATATGACCATCTGCTTAAGCTGTCGGAAATGGTTATGTCCAACCGTGAAATCACAGCAGA
This DNA window, taken from Niallia sp. Man26, encodes the following:
- the corA gene encoding magnesium/cobalt transporter CorA, giving the protein MIQIIGVTEDNRLDLNVSINDLNISAYKWYWVDFNGPTEEEITKLIDVFHFHPLAVEDCVHRLQRPKLDYYDNHAFYVTHILRKEEGELMKEELDFFVGDNFIVTFHSSPAIEVSQVWTILLSHKKIEKWDTYYVFYQILDKIVDNYFPLLYSLEDDLDKIEDNTQNKSMNALMEELFDARYSLLNLRHTVHPMRDLLYRMLNSHHLKGINARREYFSDIYDHLLKLSEMVMSNREITADIRDSYLSLNSHQTNNVMKVLTIITSIFSPLTFIAGIYGMNFEHMPELSWRYGYLFSLTFMIVLGVIMILWFKRKGWFK
- a CDS encoding M50 family metallopeptidase, which encodes MTLTSFLLYLIVAVIFLHIPVLGRYVAVIQTLIHEVGHGLAAIICGGKVRKIHLFANTEGLAFTAHANWFSRFVTTLSGYLFASAFSFFSIWLITIGAFELLLYIYAGICLTALVLWIRNLYGILWIICASSFFLWLTVYGSMLLKVHTLQLLTCIIFVQSIKSAFIVLHLSFKKPMTAGDATSLAKMTKIIPAFIWGILFFGQALYFGYLGVSFVIQ
- a CDS encoding DUF1796 family putative cysteine peptidase gives rise to the protein MVNLQEIKGPYDLMLGIGSWCGPSLNLRRHNLRRFAFPLDWMVSNSVADVTRLINNRFQGFMDFPNLVLTEGTSSSLDDGVAVMPAQGGTEPVNAHFIYDTVYNITSVHDFPIVPGQDWTVTYPAYKEKLQKRIANLFEKLEYSPKILFVRWGFATQEEALALHAALSTLVKGDFNLLLMLPVNGIKGMQEMYWPYPGICAVQVPIEEPNNDSIWDEVYNGLSLTNFWP
- a CDS encoding CBO0543 family protein encodes the protein MHKEFWILMIIWAAVPIIIFLNIRNSNKRVAQITFLFSQSIAWLYEFVQIKMQLVAFPYREFPYATKLSFTLHYLLFPTIGMLFILYYPKKGRYVKTLFYFLLFGTIAPTYSVIVERTTSLVEYHHWNWALGFVSSIIMLSLLKVFVFWFEKGMLMREE